One window of Fusobacterium polymorphum genomic DNA carries:
- the asnA gene encoding aspartate--ammonia ligase, translated as MAYISSLDILETEIAIKKVKDFFESHLSKELDLLRVSAPLFVIPESGLNDNLNGTERPVSFDTKSGERVEIVHSLAKWKRMALYRYNIENHKGIYTDMNAIRRDEDTDFIHSYYVDQWDWEKIISKEDRNEEYLKEVVRKIYSVFKATEEYITNEYPKLTKKLPEEITFITAQELENKYPNLTPKNREHAAAKEYGAIFLMKIGGKLSSGEKHDGRAPDYDDWDLNGDIIFNYPLLGIGLELSSMGIRVDEKSLDEQLKIANCEDRRSLPYHQMILNKVLPYTIGGGIGQSRICMFFLDKLHIGEVQASIWSEEVHEICRQMNIKLL; from the coding sequence ATGGCTTACATTTCAAGTTTAGACATTTTAGAAACAGAAATTGCAATAAAAAAAGTTAAAGATTTTTTTGAAAGTCATCTATCAAAAGAATTAGATTTATTAAGAGTTTCAGCACCATTATTTGTTATACCAGAATCTGGTTTAAATGATAATTTGAATGGAACAGAAAGACCAGTATCTTTTGATACTAAAAGTGGAGAAAGAGTTGAGATAGTTCATTCGCTTGCAAAATGGAAAAGAATGGCATTGTATAGATATAATATTGAAAATCATAAAGGCATTTATACAGATATGAATGCTATAAGAAGAGATGAAGATACAGATTTTATACATTCTTATTATGTTGACCAATGGGATTGGGAAAAAATAATTTCTAAGGAAGATAGAAATGAAGAATATTTAAAAGAGGTAGTTAGAAAAATTTATTCTGTATTTAAAGCAACAGAAGAATATATAACTAATGAATATCCAAAACTTACTAAAAAATTACCAGAAGAAATAACTTTTATAACTGCTCAAGAACTTGAAAATAAATATCCCAACTTAACTCCAAAAAATAGAGAGCATGCTGCAGCAAAAGAATATGGAGCTATATTTTTAATGAAGATAGGTGGAAAATTATCTTCTGGTGAAAAGCATGATGGCAGAGCACCTGACTATGATGATTGGGATTTAAATGGTGATATAATATTTAACTATCCTCTTTTAGGAATAGGGCTTGAATTGTCTTCTATGGGAATAAGAGTAGATGAAAAATCGTTAGATGAACAATTAAAAATTGCTAATTGTGAAGATAGAAGATCTTTACCATATCATCAAATGATTTTAAATAAAGTTCTACCTTATACAATAGGTGGAGGAATAGGGCAATCTCGTATCTGTATGTTTTTCTTAGATAAATTACATATTGGAGAAGTACAAGCATCTATATGGTCAGAAGAAGTTCATGAAATTTGTAGACAAATGAATATTAAATTATTATAA